Proteins from one uncultured Anaeromusa sp. genomic window:
- a CDS encoding DNA translocase FtsK has product MLRKLLSGVPKEMRYEIWGILLVAIAGIALCALAGLNVGSLGQALKKVQTYLFGLGAFVPPLLVAVIGARYIWLRVEAGFTLRFVGFIASYWLLLMLVHHLLIQPGREILPESLTEGGGLLGGMALFLLRKFVGVDGAVILIIAVLLCTIMVTTTWSLGKTMHVAKDKVDTGLQEAKEKVAATYEKAQQRVALYNQERDARFASEHAVLTDPAEKSAEKPSVPAFQEERNEEKPVRTTVRVRKEPEPFVSGAEATPLELFTPRELSAHGYQLPPLDLIRKPRAATSANSQKEMKENAKILEETMADFNVAARIVEITQGPAVTRYEIEPAPGVKVSKIVSLADDIALKLAATGVRIEAPIPGKAAVGIEVPNRQVTGVAFCEVVESTSFLKAASLLTVGLGKDIAGQIILADLGKMPHLLVAGATGSGKSVCINTMIASLLFRVRPEEVKLILVDPKFVELSKYNGIPHLLVPVVTDAKKATAALNWAVQEMERRYAVLATARVRDLASYNAGVEEDKRLPYIVIIIDELADLMMAAPVDVEDAICRLAQKARAAGLHLILATQRPSVDVITGTIKANIPSRISFSVSSQIDSRTILDMPGAEKLLGRGDMLLYPVGMAKPQRVQGAFLGDDDIEKVLDFVRSQQEEEPEYNEEVTASAETSGVMSADLQHDELLPEAVRLVLETGTASASMLQRKLRVGHSRAGRLMDMMEEMRIVGPNMGSRPRDILMTYEQAKEMLSGDTA; this is encoded by the coding sequence ATGTTGCGTAAATTGTTGTCCGGGGTGCCAAAGGAAATGCGGTATGAAATTTGGGGCATCCTGTTGGTTGCAATCGCAGGCATAGCTCTTTGTGCTTTAGCGGGGCTCAATGTGGGGTCTCTTGGTCAAGCCTTGAAAAAGGTGCAGACCTATCTTTTCGGGTTGGGCGCGTTTGTTCCCCCTCTTTTAGTAGCAGTAATAGGCGCCAGATATATCTGGTTGCGGGTGGAAGCCGGCTTTACTCTGCGGTTTGTGGGCTTTATCGCATCCTATTGGCTGCTTTTAATGCTGGTGCACCATCTGTTGATTCAGCCGGGGCGGGAGATTTTACCGGAAAGTCTGACTGAAGGCGGCGGACTTTTAGGGGGCATGGCCTTATTTTTATTACGTAAGTTTGTAGGCGTCGATGGCGCTGTAATTTTAATTATAGCTGTGCTTTTGTGTACGATTATGGTGACGACGACATGGTCTTTAGGCAAGACCATGCATGTGGCTAAGGATAAAGTAGATACGGGACTGCAGGAAGCAAAGGAAAAAGTAGCGGCTACTTACGAAAAAGCGCAGCAGAGAGTTGCTTTATATAATCAGGAACGAGATGCGCGCTTTGCTTCGGAACACGCAGTTCTTACCGATCCGGCAGAAAAATCCGCGGAAAAGCCTTCCGTACCTGCTTTCCAAGAGGAACGCAACGAAGAAAAACCGGTGCGGACGACGGTTCGGGTGCGTAAAGAACCGGAGCCTTTCGTCAGTGGCGCAGAGGCAACGCCGCTGGAGTTGTTTACGCCGCGCGAGTTGTCTGCCCATGGCTATCAACTGCCGCCATTGGATTTGATTCGCAAACCGCGCGCTGCGACGAGTGCTAACAGCCAAAAGGAAATGAAGGAAAATGCTAAAATTCTTGAAGAGACCATGGCTGATTTTAATGTGGCGGCGCGTATTGTAGAGATTACTCAAGGGCCTGCGGTTACTCGCTATGAAATAGAGCCTGCGCCGGGAGTAAAGGTAAGTAAAATCGTTTCCTTGGCAGATGATATTGCCTTGAAGCTGGCGGCCACAGGCGTTCGTATCGAAGCGCCCATTCCCGGCAAAGCCGCCGTTGGTATTGAAGTTCCCAACCGTCAGGTAACGGGCGTAGCTTTTTGTGAAGTTGTTGAAAGTACGTCCTTTCTAAAAGCGGCGTCCTTGTTGACCGTCGGTTTAGGCAAAGATATTGCCGGTCAGATTATTTTGGCTGATTTAGGGAAAATGCCCCACTTGTTGGTGGCAGGAGCTACCGGTTCCGGGAAAAGCGTCTGCATTAACACGATGATTGCCAGTTTGCTTTTTCGCGTGCGACCGGAAGAAGTGAAGTTAATTTTGGTAGATCCGAAATTTGTGGAGCTGTCAAAATACAACGGCATTCCGCATTTGCTGGTGCCGGTAGTAACGGATGCGAAAAAGGCCACAGCCGCTCTTAACTGGGCAGTCCAGGAAATGGAACGCCGTTACGCCGTTTTGGCAACGGCGCGTGTGAGGGACTTGGCGTCTTATAATGCCGGCGTCGAGGAAGACAAAAGGCTGCCCTATATTGTAATTATTATTGATGAATTGGCTGATTTAATGATGGCGGCGCCTGTAGATGTTGAGGATGCTATTTGCCGTTTGGCGCAAAAAGCCCGTGCAGCGGGACTGCATCTTATTTTGGCGACGCAGCGTCCTTCAGTGGATGTAATCACTGGGACGATTAAGGCGAATATTCCTTCGCGAATTTCCTTTTCCGTATCTTCACAGATTGATTCGCGGACTATTTTGGACATGCCGGGAGCGGAAAAACTGCTTGGCCGAGGCGACATGCTGCTGTATCCTGTAGGAATGGCAAAACCGCAGCGAGTGCAAGGCGCTTTTCTTGGCGACGACGATATTGAAAAGGTCCTTGACTTTGTCCGGTCACAGCAAGAGGAAGAACCGGAATATAATGAAGAAGTGACCGCTAGCGCCGAAACGTCAGGCGTCATGTCCGCGGATTTGCAGCACGATGAACTATTGCCGGAAGCGGTTCGCTTGGTTTTGGAAACTGGTACGGCGTCGGCGTCCATGCTGCAGCGCAAACTGCGCGTAGGTCATAGCCGCGCGGGCCGGTTAATGGATATGATGGAAGAAATGCGGATTGTCGGTCCTAATATGGGGAGCCGGCCCAGAGATATTCTTATGACCTATGAACAGGCTAAGGAAATGCTGTCAGGAGATACCGCATAA
- a CDS encoding ribonuclease J, producing MAKQKLQIIPLGGLGEIGKNMTVIRFGDDIVVIDCGLMFPDDDMLGIDLVIPDISYLQENRNLVRAIILTHGHEDHIGALPYVLKELNVPVYGTRLTLGILEGRLQEMHVSAASLVPVKPREQIQVGPFKIGFFSMCHSIADAVGISIKTPVGTIVHSGDFKFDQTPVDGNVADLHRLAELGDQGVLVLLADSTNAERPGHTLSERTVGLAFEEEFRSAKGRILIATFSSNVHRIQQAIDTAAKYRRKVAILGRSMMNVVNIAIELGYLHIPENVLIDIDEINNYPAADLVVITTGSQGEPMSALTRMASNDHRQVEIVPGDTVIISATPIPGNEKLVSRTIDLLFRQGAKVVYERTSGIHVSGHASREELKLLHNLIRPKFFVPVHGEYRHLIKHAQLAQEMGMPKERIFVAENGQVLEFGPDRGVMAGKVTAGKVMVDGLGVGDVGNIVLRDRRQLSQDGILIVVITIDKQSGMVVAGPDIVSRGFVYVRESEALMETAREKVLQALERCDMTGGTEWATIKSTVRDSIGKFLYEKTRRRPMILPLIMEV from the coding sequence TTGGCCAAACAAAAATTGCAAATTATTCCCTTGGGCGGCTTGGGGGAAATTGGCAAGAATATGACAGTAATTCGTTTCGGAGACGATATTGTTGTGATCGATTGCGGGCTTATGTTTCCTGACGATGATATGCTCGGCATTGATCTTGTCATTCCCGATATTAGCTATCTGCAGGAAAACCGCAACCTTGTGCGCGCCATTATCTTGACTCATGGCCATGAGGATCATATCGGCGCCCTGCCCTATGTACTCAAGGAACTTAATGTCCCGGTGTACGGAACCCGGCTGACATTGGGGATTTTAGAAGGACGTTTGCAAGAAATGCATGTGTCTGCAGCGTCGCTCGTGCCGGTAAAACCCCGCGAACAGATTCAAGTGGGGCCATTTAAAATCGGCTTCTTTAGTATGTGCCACAGCATTGCGGATGCAGTGGGCATTTCCATCAAAACTCCTGTGGGTACCATTGTGCATAGCGGGGATTTTAAGTTTGATCAGACTCCTGTTGATGGCAATGTGGCCGACCTTCATCGCTTAGCAGAGTTGGGAGATCAAGGAGTCTTGGTTTTGCTGGCGGACAGTACCAATGCGGAGCGCCCCGGCCATACTTTGAGCGAACGTACGGTGGGCCTTGCCTTTGAGGAAGAGTTCCGTAGCGCTAAGGGGCGTATCCTAATTGCTACTTTTTCCTCGAATGTACATCGGATTCAGCAGGCCATAGATACAGCTGCTAAGTATCGGCGCAAAGTGGCGATACTTGGACGGAGCATGATGAATGTTGTCAATATCGCCATTGAACTGGGGTATTTGCATATTCCAGAGAATGTGCTGATTGACATTGATGAGATCAATAACTATCCGGCAGCGGATCTTGTTGTTATTACAACCGGCAGTCAGGGGGAACCGATGTCCGCTTTGACGCGTATGGCCAGTAATGACCATCGGCAAGTGGAGATTGTTCCTGGAGATACGGTTATCATTTCGGCTACGCCCATTCCTGGTAATGAAAAACTGGTTTCCCGCACCATCGACTTGCTGTTTCGGCAAGGCGCCAAAGTGGTATATGAACGCACATCCGGCATTCATGTGTCAGGACATGCCAGCAGAGAAGAATTGAAACTGCTGCATAATTTGATTCGTCCTAAATTTTTTGTGCCTGTGCATGGCGAATATCGGCATCTTATTAAGCATGCGCAGTTGGCTCAGGAGATGGGCATGCCTAAAGAACGCATTTTTGTCGCAGAAAATGGCCAAGTATTGGAATTTGGCCCAGATCGCGGCGTGATGGCCGGAAAAGTAACGGCGGGGAAAGTAATGGTAGACGGCTTGGGAGTAGGCGATGTCGGCAATATTGTATTGCGGGATCGTCGGCAGCTCTCTCAAGACGGTATTTTGATTGTGGTGATTACCATTGATAAGCAATCGGGTATGGTTGTTGCCGGTCCGGATATTGTTTCCCGCGGTTTTGTGTATGTCCGGGAGTCGGAAGCTTTAATGGAGACGGCTCGGGAAAAAGTATTGCAGGCTTTGGAACGTTGCGATATGACAGGCGGAACGGAATGGGCAACCATTAAGTCGACTGTCAGAGATTCTATTGGCAAGTTTCTTTATGAAAAAACGCGCCGTCGTCCTATGATTTTACCCCTCATTATGGAGGTATAA
- a CDS encoding 3'-5' exonuclease: MEFVAIDFETANRDASSACALGLAIVKGGKITAKHHWLIRPPQDYFRADFTDIHGITAAAVRNCPSFKEIWPEVKPFLEGACLVAHNARFDRSVLQASLEHYGLALPAKSFFVCTLELSRHTWKLPKNNLAAVANYLDLPLQHHQAESDALACAGILLRAADYWQCTSIEGLIDKTGLRRIL, from the coding sequence GTGGAGTTTGTAGCCATTGATTTTGAAACTGCGAATCGAGATGCATCTAGCGCCTGCGCCTTGGGCCTGGCGATTGTCAAGGGCGGAAAAATAACAGCTAAGCATCATTGGCTGATTCGGCCGCCGCAGGACTATTTCCGTGCTGATTTTACGGACATCCACGGTATAACCGCAGCGGCGGTTCGGAATTGTCCAAGCTTTAAGGAGATTTGGCCGGAAGTGAAGCCTTTTTTGGAAGGGGCTTGCTTGGTGGCGCATAACGCTCGTTTTGACCGCTCTGTGCTGCAAGCCTCGTTGGAACACTATGGCTTGGCGCTGCCTGCGAAGAGTTTCTTTGTGTGCACCTTGGAATTATCCAGGCATACATGGAAACTGCCTAAAAACAACCTGGCTGCTGTGGCAAACTATTTGGATTTGCCGCTGCAGCATCATCAAGCGGAGAGCGATGCTCTGGCTTGCGCCGGCATTCTTTTGCGTGCTGCTGATTATTGGCAATGTACGTCGATTGAAGGCTTAATTGATAAAACCGGTCTGCGGCGCATCCTTTAA
- the dapA gene encoding 4-hydroxy-tetrahydrodipicolinate synthase — translation MRTFGHVLTAMITPFHEDGAVDYKAAAKIAKHLISHGSDGLVVAGSTGEAATMTLDEKLRLFEAVLEAVGDQATIIGGTGSNDTKVSIAATQAAEKVGIHGAMAVVPYYNKPPQEGMYQHFKAIAENTSLPLVLYNVPGRTGSNLMPATVARLAKLSNVAALKEASGNLEQIAEVVRQTPEDFLVYSGDDSLTLPVLSVGGCGIISVAAHLVGERMQEMIAAFYAGNKEEAMRIHGELLPIFRLMFITTNPIPVKTAVNLLGLPGGQFRLPMVEPSEAELLHIRQGLTAVGLLG, via the coding sequence ATGAGGACCTTCGGACATGTACTGACGGCGATGATTACTCCTTTTCATGAAGATGGCGCAGTAGATTATAAAGCGGCGGCGAAAATCGCAAAGCATCTTATCTCTCATGGTTCGGACGGCTTGGTTGTCGCAGGCAGCACGGGAGAAGCGGCTACAATGACGCTGGACGAAAAGCTGCGCTTATTTGAAGCGGTCTTAGAGGCGGTGGGGGATCAGGCTACCATTATTGGAGGCACAGGTTCCAATGACACGAAAGTCTCTATTGCAGCAACCCAGGCGGCGGAAAAAGTAGGCATTCACGGTGCGATGGCGGTCGTGCCTTACTACAATAAGCCGCCTCAAGAAGGCATGTACCAGCATTTTAAGGCGATTGCGGAAAATACTTCTTTGCCTTTAGTGCTGTACAATGTTCCTGGGCGCACTGGCTCTAATCTTATGCCGGCTACGGTGGCGCGGCTGGCCAAACTTTCCAATGTAGCGGCCTTGAAGGAAGCAAGCGGCAATCTGGAGCAGATTGCGGAAGTGGTGCGGCAAACGCCGGAGGATTTTTTGGTGTACAGCGGCGATGACAGCCTGACCTTGCCGGTGCTGTCTGTTGGCGGCTGTGGAATTATCAGCGTGGCCGCGCACCTAGTTGGTGAGCGGATGCAAGAAATGATTGCCGCCTTTTATGCGGGGAACAAGGAAGAGGCGATGCGGATTCATGGTGAACTGCTGCCAATTTTTCGACTGATGTTTATTACGACCAACCCGATTCCGGTGAAAACGGCCGTCAATTTGCTGGGCTTGCCGGGCGGACAGTTTCGACTGCCTATGGTGGAACCGAGTGAAGCGGAACTGCTGCATATTCGTCAGGGTTTGACGGCAGTGGGGTTGCTTGGTTAA
- the dapG gene encoding aspartate kinase: MRIIIQKFGGTSVATAESRQQVVRKVQQALEKGYAPIVVVSAMGRKGAPYATDTLIALAKDVYAEVAPRELDQIMHCGELISSIVMTSTLQAEGVPAKALTGGQAGMVTNEDFCNAHILKVDTCRLRRELEAGFVPVVCGFQGMSANGEITTIGRGGSDTSAAAFGAALDAELVEIYTDVDGIMTADPRIVKQAKMLECISYEEVCQLAHQGAKVIHPRAVELVMPKNIPMVIKSTFSDNPGTLITHVTQECTDGVALSDRVASGVTYLAHIAHVKVAMDAAQTGTASKTVFQAMAQHGISVDLINVHPGQIMFTVADAMREKAQGYLQELGLQVETREDCAMVSVVGGGMGEVPGVMASFVEALAENDIMILQTVDSQTSISVLVQGTQMVEAVTALHEKFALAD; this comes from the coding sequence ATGCGGATTATCATACAAAAATTTGGCGGTACTTCGGTGGCGACGGCGGAATCTAGACAACAAGTGGTGCGCAAAGTGCAGCAAGCTCTCGAAAAAGGCTATGCGCCGATAGTCGTCGTATCCGCCATGGGGCGCAAGGGCGCGCCTTATGCAACCGATACGCTGATTGCGCTGGCTAAGGATGTATATGCCGAGGTAGCGCCTCGGGAACTGGATCAGATTATGCATTGCGGCGAGTTGATTTCCTCCATTGTGATGACAAGCACGCTGCAGGCGGAGGGAGTTCCGGCGAAAGCCCTTACTGGCGGACAGGCGGGCATGGTGACAAATGAGGATTTTTGTAACGCTCATATCTTAAAAGTGGACACCTGCAGGCTGCGTCGTGAGCTGGAAGCTGGCTTTGTGCCGGTGGTGTGCGGTTTTCAGGGCATGAGCGCCAATGGTGAAATCACCACCATTGGTCGCGGCGGCAGTGATACCAGCGCGGCTGCCTTTGGCGCGGCGTTGGATGCAGAGCTGGTAGAAATTTACACTGATGTCGACGGCATTATGACCGCAGACCCAAGGATTGTTAAGCAGGCTAAAATGCTGGAATGCATTAGCTATGAAGAGGTCTGTCAGCTGGCGCACCAAGGGGCGAAGGTCATTCATCCCCGCGCGGTGGAACTGGTTATGCCTAAGAACATTCCGATGGTGATCAAATCGACTTTCTCCGATAATCCGGGGACCCTGATTACCCATGTCACCCAAGAATGCACCGATGGAGTAGCTCTTTCAGACCGGGTAGCCAGCGGCGTGACGTATTTGGCTCATATTGCTCACGTAAAGGTAGCCATGGATGCAGCGCAGACTGGAACGGCCAGCAAGACGGTATTCCAAGCGATGGCGCAGCATGGCATCAGCGTAGATCTGATCAATGTTCATCCCGGACAAATTATGTTTACCGTTGCTGATGCGATGCGGGAGAAGGCGCAAGGATATCTGCAGGAGCTTGGTTTGCAGGTAGAAACGCGCGAGGACTGCGCCATGGTTTCCGTAGTCGGCGGCGGCATGGGAGAAGTGCCTGGCGTAATGGCTTCTTTCGTAGAGGCGTTAGCTGAAAATGACATTATGATTTTGCAAACGGTTGATTCGCAAACCTCCATTTCCGTGTTGGTACAAGGAACGCAAATGGTGGAAGCTGTAACCGCTTTGCATGAAAAATTTGCCTTAGCGGACTGA
- a CDS encoding aspartate-semialdehyde dehydrogenase encodes MKKYNVAILGATGAVGQEFLRLIEERKFPFAELKLLASKRSAGKQIDFMGKTYTVEEATPESFEGVQIALFAGGSISKTLAPEAVKRGAVVIDNSSAFRMDPEVPLVVPEVNPQAISAHKGIIANPNCSTIIMVMALKPIYDLAKIKRIVVSTYQAVSGAGKEAIDELNDQVKASLEGREMVANILPSASLDKHYPIAFNLIPHIDVFVEDDYTKEEMKMVHETHKILGDYTIGISPTTVRVPVYRSHSESINLEFEGPVSVDEVRKALAAFPGVIVQDDPANMEYPMPLYTSNENEVRVGRIRPDRSVEHGLNLWVVGDQIRKGAALNALQIAEYMVAKDMF; translated from the coding sequence GTGAAAAAGTACAATGTGGCGATTTTAGGAGCTACCGGAGCGGTTGGGCAGGAATTTCTACGGTTGATTGAGGAACGCAAATTTCCTTTTGCAGAATTGAAGCTGCTGGCCTCTAAACGTTCGGCAGGCAAGCAAATTGACTTTATGGGCAAGACCTATACGGTAGAGGAGGCTACGCCGGAGTCCTTTGAAGGCGTACAAATCGCTCTTTTCGCCGGCGGCTCCATTAGTAAAACGCTGGCGCCGGAAGCGGTCAAACGCGGCGCGGTTGTCATTGATAACTCCAGCGCTTTCCGCATGGACCCGGAAGTGCCCTTGGTGGTACCGGAGGTAAATCCCCAGGCGATTAGCGCTCATAAAGGCATTATCGCCAATCCGAACTGCTCGACCATTATTATGGTCATGGCGCTGAAGCCTATTTATGATTTGGCGAAAATCAAACGCATTGTAGTTTCCACGTATCAAGCAGTGTCCGGGGCAGGCAAAGAAGCTATTGATGAATTGAACGATCAGGTGAAAGCCAGTTTGGAAGGCCGCGAGATGGTAGCGAATATTTTGCCTAGCGCCAGTTTAGACAAGCATTATCCCATTGCCTTTAATTTGATTCCTCATATTGACGTATTTGTGGAAGACGACTACACCAAAGAAGAAATGAAAATGGTCCACGAAACCCACAAAATTTTGGGTGACTACACGATTGGTATTTCTCCTACGACGGTGCGCGTCCCGGTATACCGCAGCCACTCCGAATCAATTAATTTGGAGTTTGAAGGGCCTGTGTCGGTCGATGAAGTGCGTAAAGCGCTGGCTGCGTTCCCTGGCGTTATTGTGCAGGATGATCCGGCAAACATGGAGTATCCGATGCCTTTATATACCTCTAATGAAAATGAGGTGCGCGTTGGTCGTATTCGCCCGGACCGTTCGGTAGAGCACGGCCTTAATCTGTGGGTTGTGGGAGATCAGATTCGCAAAGGCGCCGCTTTAAATGCGCTGCAAATTGCCGAATATATGGTCGCCAAAGATATGTTTTAA
- the dapB gene encoding 4-hydroxy-tetrahydrodipicolinate reductase codes for MIRVAVCGAYGKMGREVLKAVLAAEDLELVGAADPNAPAGADVGLLAGEGPIGLPVDRELAVMLRERKPEVVVEFTSPAVVMNNLRVLLQNKVCPVVGTTGLSKEDLAELTALSQEQNTPVFIAPNFAIGAVLMMKMAKAAAKYLPHVEIIEMHHDQKLDAPSGTALRTAQLIKEVRESLPQGHPNEKELLPGARGSEFDGMRIHSVRLPGYVAHQEVIFGGLGQTLSIRHDSISRESFMPGVVFACRKVQSLQGVVVGLEHILD; via the coding sequence GTGATTCGAGTAGCTGTATGTGGAGCTTATGGGAAAATGGGCCGTGAAGTTTTGAAGGCGGTTTTGGCGGCAGAAGATTTAGAGCTGGTGGGAGCTGCGGACCCTAATGCGCCGGCTGGCGCGGATGTTGGTCTTTTAGCCGGAGAAGGCCCTATTGGCTTGCCGGTGGATCGGGAACTGGCGGTGATGCTCAGAGAGCGGAAACCGGAGGTGGTTGTGGAATTTACCAGCCCTGCGGTGGTGATGAATAATTTGCGGGTATTGCTGCAAAACAAGGTATGTCCGGTAGTGGGGACAACAGGTTTGTCCAAAGAGGATTTGGCGGAATTGACGGCCTTAAGCCAGGAACAAAATACGCCAGTCTTTATTGCTCCGAACTTTGCTATTGGCGCCGTGCTGATGATGAAAATGGCTAAAGCTGCAGCTAAATATTTGCCTCATGTGGAAATTATTGAGATGCATCATGATCAGAAGCTGGACGCGCCGTCTGGAACAGCCTTGCGTACGGCGCAGCTGATTAAAGAGGTTAGAGAGTCTTTGCCGCAGGGACATCCGAATGAAAAAGAGCTCCTCCCTGGGGCCAGAGGATCTGAGTTCGACGGCATGCGCATTCATAGCGTCCGTCTCCCCGGTTACGTGGCGCATCAAGAAGTTATTTTCGGCGGTTTGGGACAGACTTTGAGCATTCGCCATGATTCGATTTCGCGTGAATCCTTTATGCCTGGCGTGGTATTTGCCTGCCGCAAGGTGCAAAGCCTACAGGGAGTAGTGGTTGGCTTGGAGCACATTCTGGATTAA
- the dut gene encoding dUTP diphosphatase — translation MRNRGFEVVSAYKKDDIALPQRKTQGSAGYDLAAATTTIIAPGEVVLVPTGLKAYMAAGEYLGLHIRSGLATKQKLCLVNGQGIVDADYYNNPDNEGHILLALLNMGSTEAVLQKGERVAQGIFYNYLLCDDDQAAAQTRQGGFGSTGEK, via the coding sequence GTGAGAAACCGGGGGTTTGAAGTGGTTTCGGCTTATAAGAAGGATGATATTGCTTTGCCGCAGCGCAAAACACAGGGGAGCGCCGGCTATGACTTGGCCGCCGCGACGACTACGATCATCGCGCCTGGCGAAGTAGTTTTGGTGCCGACAGGCTTGAAGGCGTATATGGCGGCTGGCGAATATTTGGGGCTGCATATACGTTCCGGATTGGCGACAAAGCAGAAGCTTTGCCTTGTAAATGGACAAGGCATTGTCGATGCAGACTACTATAACAATCCGGATAATGAAGGCCATATTTTGCTGGCGTTGTTGAATATGGGCAGCACTGAAGCGGTCTTGCAAAAAGGAGAACGGGTAGCGCAGGGGATTTTTTACAACTATCTTCTTTGCGACGACGATCAAGCTGCGGCGCAGACACGCCAGGGCGGTTTTGGCAGCACTGGAGAAAAATAG
- a CDS encoding pitrilysin family protein, which yields MYQKTVLNNGIRVVTEQLPHLRSASMGVWIASGSRNEPVAMAGASHFLEHLLFKGTEKLSAKEIAEKVDAVGGQLNAYTGKEHTCFHMKVLDTHLPLAFSILGEMLLRPKLAPEDVKKEREVILEEVSMYEDAPDEMAHDLHIEQTWKQHPLGHNILGTRQTLSSMRAANLRAYYEEQYTPERLVIAAAGNVEHQAVVALAQEYFGGLQRTATVQEKVPPVFCRHTCLKEKEGEQLHVFLSFPGISYRHPELYCQHLLSQVLGGGVSSRLFQRIREEKGLAYSVYSSGSSYSDTGLLSIYASTRPANLAEVWRLAKDIVQEMAQKGLSEGELHRAKEQLKGSIFLGLESSGSRMSRLGRLEISLGRHVPLEEVLAKIEAVTVEKMKENAAAWLDWRQSSLTVLGPLQGLEDRAFLYADRSEEEMA from the coding sequence ATGTATCAAAAGACGGTTTTAAATAACGGTATTCGCGTGGTGACGGAGCAGCTGCCGCATTTGCGTTCAGCCAGCATGGGCGTTTGGATTGCCTCCGGTTCGCGCAATGAGCCAGTGGCTATGGCCGGAGCTTCGCATTTTTTGGAGCATCTCCTGTTTAAGGGAACAGAGAAATTGTCGGCTAAGGAAATTGCCGAAAAAGTGGATGCTGTGGGCGGCCAATTGAACGCTTATACAGGGAAAGAGCATACTTGCTTCCACATGAAGGTGTTAGACACGCATCTGCCGCTGGCGTTTTCTATTTTAGGCGAGATGTTGCTGCGTCCCAAATTGGCGCCGGAAGATGTGAAAAAAGAACGGGAAGTCATTTTGGAAGAAGTAAGCATGTACGAAGACGCTCCCGATGAAATGGCGCATGACCTGCATATTGAACAGACCTGGAAGCAGCATCCGTTGGGGCATAATATTTTAGGTACGCGGCAAACGCTTAGCTCCATGCGGGCTGCAAATCTGCGGGCGTACTATGAAGAGCAATACACGCCGGAGCGTTTAGTGATTGCCGCTGCTGGCAATGTGGAGCATCAGGCTGTGGTGGCGTTGGCGCAGGAATACTTTGGCGGTTTGCAACGGACTGCTACAGTACAGGAAAAAGTGCCGCCTGTTTTTTGTCGCCATACTTGCTTAAAGGAAAAAGAAGGAGAACAGTTGCATGTATTCTTAAGTTTTCCTGGCATTTCCTATCGGCATCCGGAGTTATACTGTCAGCATCTATTGAGTCAGGTGTTGGGCGGCGGCGTCAGCTCCCGCTTATTTCAACGCATTCGCGAAGAAAAAGGCTTGGCCTATTCGGTCTATTCTTCCGGCAGCAGTTACAGCGATACAGGCTTGTTGAGCATTTACGCCAGCACGCGGCCGGCAAATCTAGCCGAGGTGTGGCGTTTGGCTAAGGATATTGTGCAGGAAATGGCGCAAAAAGGCTTGAGCGAGGGTGAGCTGCACCGTGCGAAAGAGCAGTTGAAGGGCTCAATTTTTCTTGGTTTGGAGAGCTCTGGCAGCCGTATGTCGCGCTTGGGACGTCTGGAGATTTCCTTGGGGAGACATGTACCGCTAGAGGAAGTACTTGCCAAGATTGAAGCGGTTACGGTGGAAAAAATGAAAGAAAATGCTGCGGCTTGGCTGGATTGGCGTCAGTCTAGCTTGACGGTGCTGGGCCCATTGCAGGGGCTTGAAGACAGGGCATTTTTATATGCAGATCGGAGCGAGGAGGAAATGGCGTGA